One window from the genome of Planktothrix serta PCC 8927 encodes:
- a CDS encoding DUF3119 family protein produces the protein MTTTPTTQTSNIIELPPNYIIPIVLLITAFPLFLIQRWVSLAIAIFALFLFIQTALIRLQFTPTDLDVYRSGKLLRRFPYQDWINWEIFWTPVPILFYFREVKSIHFVPIIFDAQLLQTCLKQYCGHLKQN, from the coding sequence ATGACCACAACACCCACCACCCAAACGTCTAATATTATTGAGTTACCACCCAATTATATTATTCCGATCGTGTTGCTGATTACTGCTTTTCCCCTATTTTTAATTCAAAGATGGGTGAGTTTAGCGATCGCAATTTTTGCCCTCTTTCTTTTTATCCAAACCGCCCTCATTCGTCTACAATTTACCCCAACGGATTTAGATGTCTATCGTTCGGGTAAACTGCTGCGTCGGTTTCCCTATCAAGATTGGATAAACTGGGAAATTTTTTGGACTCCTGTACCGATTTTATTCTATTTTCGAGAAGTCAAAAGTATTCACTTTGTCCCGATTATTTTTGATGCTCAACTGTTACAAACTTGTTTAAAACAATATTGTGGTCATTTGAAACAGAATTAA
- a CDS encoding FTR1 family iron permease has translation MNLTEALPTFFITLREGFEATLVVGIVLACLKKAEQSYLNSWVFYGVIGGIIASTFFGILFGWLIQGIATSEHPYAPIFGEFLEAGIGIFAIAMLSWMLIWMTQQAKSLKSEVEGAVKAAIAQNKTAAGWGIFGLIFIAVLREGLETVIFILATFEQGIMPAIGAILGLFVAAGLGILLFKWGVKINIRLFFQVMGVFLLLIVAGLVVSVLKHLDAGVGILAQINPEYAGLCLTQPASCLLGNLVLNAQGFLPDKQFPGIVLKALFGYRDQLYFVQVVSYFLFLITVGGLYLQEVNGKAIAPQKIEKTVS, from the coding sequence ATGAATTTGACGGAAGCATTACCTACATTTTTCATTACTTTAAGAGAAGGCTTTGAAGCTACTTTAGTTGTAGGAATTGTTCTAGCTTGTTTAAAAAAAGCTGAACAAAGTTATCTCAATTCTTGGGTATTTTATGGGGTGATAGGGGGGATCATTGCCAGTACCTTTTTCGGAATATTATTTGGCTGGTTAATTCAAGGAATTGCTACTTCTGAACATCCTTATGCTCCAATTTTTGGGGAATTTTTAGAAGCGGGAATTGGAATATTTGCGATCGCCATGTTAAGTTGGATGTTAATTTGGATGACCCAACAAGCTAAATCCTTAAAATCGGAAGTCGAAGGAGCCGTTAAAGCTGCCATTGCTCAAAATAAAACCGCCGCAGGTTGGGGAATTTTTGGATTGATTTTTATTGCGGTTTTACGCGAAGGTCTGGAAACTGTTATTTTTATATTAGCTACATTTGAACAGGGAATTATGCCTGCTATTGGGGCAATTTTAGGCTTGTTTGTAGCCGCAGGATTGGGAATATTACTCTTTAAATGGGGTGTAAAAATTAATATTCGGTTGTTTTTTCAAGTCATGGGCGTTTTTCTATTATTAATCGTGGCGGGATTAGTGGTTTCAGTTCTTAAACATTTAGATGCAGGAGTCGGAATATTAGCCCAAATTAATCCTGAATATGCGGGATTATGTTTAACTCAACCTGCGTCTTGTTTATTAGGAAATTTGGTCTTAAATGCTCAGGGATTTTTACCCGATAAACAATTTCCGGGGATCGTTTTAAAAGCATTATTTGGCTATCGAGATCAATTATATTTTGTGCAGGTGGTCAGTTACTTTCTATTTTTAATAACCGTTGGAGGGCTTTATTTACAAGAGGTGAATGGAAAAGCGATCGCACCCCAAAAAATAGAAAAAACCGTTTCTTGA
- a CDS encoding ferritin-like domain-containing protein, producing the protein MRELDQGKAIELLNTIMEFELAGVVRYTHYSLMVTGSNRLPIVQFFKAQATESLLHAQQAGEILTGLEGHPSQKIAPIEESYQHSVKDILQESLAHERKALELYKDLLGVVENASIYLEEYTRTMIGQEELHNIEIKKMLRDFS; encoded by the coding sequence ATGAGAGAGCTCGATCAAGGGAAAGCCATAGAATTGCTCAACACGATTATGGAGTTTGAATTAGCTGGAGTTGTGCGTTATACCCATTATTCGTTAATGGTAACAGGGTCGAATCGTTTGCCCATTGTACAATTTTTCAAAGCTCAAGCCACAGAATCTTTACTTCATGCCCAACAAGCGGGAGAAATTCTTACCGGTTTAGAAGGACATCCGAGTCAAAAAATTGCCCCGATTGAGGAAAGTTATCAACATTCCGTTAAGGATATTTTACAGGAAAGTTTGGCTCATGAGCGCAAAGCTTTAGAATTGTATAAAGATTTGCTGGGAGTTGTAGAAAATGCGAGTATTTATTTGGAAGAATATACTCGTACCATGATTGGTCAGGAAGAGTTGCATAATATTGAAATCAAAAAAATGTTGCGAGATTTCAGTTAA
- a CDS encoding DUF4382 domain-containing protein yields MKKQQIQRSCLMGFMVATLIGCSQPQTPTVQTSTPEPPQTTPITPNQTTIGEVGSMQFRANGEDFVRKGLVSKDGWEINFDHVYLNFGEAIAYQSDPPYNAEAGGKPMAKTNISLVDKKTVDLAEGDENAQAIIVNEVPAPPGKYNAISWNLNKGTEGILAGQVMVLEGVAKKGDQQVPFILKFDQEMQFLCGDYVGEERKGVLPPGGKADLEATFHFDHLFGDGKIAATEELNTTALGFEPLAAIADQGELSADLPTLKQKLSDADYQKLMVILSNIGHVGEGHCQGLTLNQ; encoded by the coding sequence ATGAAAAAACAACAAATTCAGCGCAGTTGTCTAATGGGGTTCATGGTAGCTACCCTAATCGGCTGTTCTCAACCTCAGACTCCAACCGTTCAAACGTCCACACCGGAACCTCCCCAAACAACTCCAATCACTCCAAATCAAACCACAATCGGGGAAGTTGGATCAATGCAATTTCGGGCTAATGGAGAAGATTTTGTGCGAAAAGGATTGGTTTCTAAAGATGGGTGGGAGATCAATTTTGATCATGTTTATCTCAACTTTGGTGAAGCAATAGCCTATCAATCTGATCCCCCCTATAATGCGGAAGCCGGAGGAAAACCGATGGCTAAAACTAATATTAGTTTAGTGGATAAGAAAACCGTTGATTTAGCAGAAGGGGATGAAAATGCTCAGGCTATTATCGTTAATGAAGTTCCGGCTCCTCCTGGCAAGTATAACGCAATTTCGTGGAATCTGAACAAGGGAACAGAAGGAATATTAGCAGGTCAAGTTATGGTATTAGAAGGGGTGGCAAAAAAAGGGGATCAACAAGTTCCTTTTATCCTTAAATTTGATCAAGAAATGCAGTTTTTATGTGGAGATTATGTCGGAGAAGAACGCAAGGGAGTTTTGCCACCCGGAGGAAAAGCCGATTTAGAAGCAACCTTCCATTTTGATCATTTATTTGGAGATGGCAAAATCGCAGCAACGGAGGAACTGAATACAACGGCTTTGGGTTTTGAACCCTTAGCAGCAATTGCTGATCAGGGAGAATTATCGGCGGATTTACCGACACTTAAACAGAAGTTATCCGATGCGGATTATCAAAAATTAATGGTGATTTTATCCAATATTGGTCATGTTGGGGAAGGTCATTGTCAAGGATTAACTTTAAATCAGTAA
- a CDS encoding carboxypeptidase-like regulatory domain-containing protein yields the protein MKYKWIFVILLFPILTGQERAIAHGAKAEYKITSAIEIQAEYDSGFPLKNAQVTIYAPDNPTQPWKEGITDAQGNFTFTPDTTKTGYWEVKVRQAGHGALITIPIESNNSISSKSTPLTQNNAEFSPLQKGVMIASVIWGCIGTALFFQRTKASPLSSEPGRDIVNAKSQR from the coding sequence ATGAAATATAAATGGATTTTTGTCATCCTCTTGTTTCCGATTTTGACGGGACAAGAACGAGCGATCGCTCATGGTGCAAAAGCAGAATATAAAATCACTTCAGCCATTGAAATTCAAGCTGAATATGATTCAGGATTTCCCCTAAAAAATGCCCAGGTCACGATTTATGCCCCCGATAATCCTACCCAACCTTGGAAAGAAGGAATAACCGATGCACAAGGCAATTTTACCTTTACACCGGATACCACAAAAACAGGATATTGGGAAGTAAAAGTACGTCAAGCGGGTCATGGAGCATTAATCACTATTCCGATTGAATCTAACAATTCTATTTCTTCAAAATCTACCCCTTTAACTCAAAATAACGCCGAGTTTAGTCCTCTACAAAAAGGCGTAATGATTGCTTCTGTAATTTGGGGTTGTATTGGTACTGCTTTATTCTTCCAGCGAACAAAAGCATCCCCTTTATCCTCAGAACCAGGGAGAGATATAGTTAACGCTAAATCCCAACGTTAA
- the cbiM gene encoding cobalt transporter CbiM produces the protein MHISEGILPAKILISGYAITSLTLWYSLRQLNRQSNPSEGIPQAALLTAAFFVASGIHLPIPPASVHFVLNGLLGAVLGWYAFPAIFVGLLFQAVMFGHGGLTTLGINAIIMGIPALIAGFIFHIRNKIKLKLSENLSLNLFGFLSGTVGVGLSALLFFSIVITHLPSAWDQETEKVAIYGLMLAHVPLIFIEGIFTTMVVNFLQRVKPEILIN, from the coding sequence ATGCACATTTCCGAAGGAATTCTTCCCGCTAAAATTCTAATTAGTGGCTATGCAATCACCAGTTTAACCCTGTGGTATTCCCTCCGACAACTCAATCGACAATCTAATCCCAGTGAGGGAATTCCGCAAGCTGCTTTACTGACAGCCGCTTTTTTTGTGGCGTCGGGAATTCATCTTCCTATCCCCCCTGCAAGTGTGCATTTTGTCTTAAATGGACTGTTAGGAGCGGTATTAGGTTGGTATGCGTTTCCTGCTATTTTTGTGGGTTTATTATTTCAGGCGGTGATGTTTGGACATGGGGGATTAACAACCCTCGGAATTAATGCAATAATTATGGGAATTCCAGCTTTAATTGCGGGTTTTATTTTTCATATCCGCAACAAAATCAAGCTGAAACTGAGTGAAAATTTATCCTTAAATTTGTTTGGATTTTTATCGGGTACTGTGGGGGTCGGTTTATCGGCTCTTTTATTTTTTAGTATTGTGATTACTCATTTACCCTCAGCTTGGGATCAGGAAACTGAAAAAGTAGCGATTTATGGATTAATGTTAGCTCATGTCCCGTTGATTTTTATTGAGGGGATTTTTACAACAATGGTAGTGAATTTTTTACAGCGAGTTAAACCCGAAATCTTAATTAATTGA
- the cbiQ gene encoding cobalt ECF transporter T component CbiQ, whose translation MNFSFDDYANFNSPVHRWDVRTKIIGLLALMFAFASVEDLRLVPVILTITVLFYSLSQLPLEFLLRRLTYPGFFLVGVVGLLPFLSGNTIIWQGGIITIRQEGCLALLLIVSRFLAIFTLGLVLLGTSSFLTLIKGLRSLGLSPIITDIMLISYRYLFELGHQFQKMQRATQLRGFQPRNLSWRNLQIYAALTGSLLIRSYQQSQQVYKAMQLRGYGTPTQPRTQKKVTLDGYSAIALLLTLLIASSLIGLELFL comes from the coding sequence ATGAATTTTAGTTTTGATGACTATGCCAATTTTAATTCCCCGGTGCATCGATGGGATGTCCGCACCAAAATTATTGGGCTATTAGCCTTAATGTTTGCCTTTGCTTCAGTGGAGGATTTGCGGTTAGTCCCAGTCATTTTAACGATTACCGTTTTATTTTATTCCCTGTCCCAACTTCCCCTAGAATTTCTCCTGCGTCGGTTAACTTATCCGGGTTTTTTCTTAGTAGGGGTGGTGGGATTATTACCGTTTTTGTCAGGAAATACAATTATTTGGCAGGGAGGGATTATTACCATTAGGCAGGAAGGTTGCCTAGCCCTTTTGTTAATTGTAAGTCGATTTTTAGCGATTTTTACGTTAGGATTAGTCTTATTGGGAACCAGTTCTTTTTTAACCTTAATAAAAGGATTGCGATCGCTCGGTTTATCTCCGATAATAACGGATATCATGTTAATTTCCTATCGTTATTTATTTGAATTAGGACATCAATTCCAAAAAATGCAACGGGCAACCCAATTGCGAGGGTTTCAACCTCGGAATTTAAGTTGGAGGAATTTACAAATTTATGCCGCTTTAACGGGAAGTTTGTTAATCAGAAGTTATCAACAATCCCAACAAGTTTACAAAGCCATGCAATTACGAGGATATGGAACCCCAACTCAACCTCGAACTCAAAAAAAAGTTACCCTAGATGGTTATAGTGCGATCGCCCTATTGCTCACCTTACTAATAGCCTCTAGCTTAATTGGATTGGAACTGTTCCTTTAG
- a CDS encoding energy-coupling factor ABC transporter ATP-binding protein produces the protein MVGDPKPPIPAVVVQDLVFGYLQQDPILQGISFSLTAGERIALLGQTGTGKSTLMENLIGLKQPNSGQIWIQGIPVQLTTLPEVRRRVGFCFQDPDDQLFMPTILEDVMFGPGNYGVDPEQALAQASRLLADFGLADCVNRSVYELSGGQKRLAALAAVLALEPAILILDEPTNGLDPWWRRELAQILSQLPVEVMLIASHDLQWISQVTQRAMILKQGTIQVDQPTEELLQDRYTLEQCGLPLDY, from the coding sequence GTGGTAGGAGATCCTAAACCTCCTATTCCTGCCGTTGTCGTTCAAGATTTAGTCTTTGGTTATCTACAGCAAGATCCAATTTTGCAAGGGATTTCCTTTTCTTTAACCGCCGGAGAACGAATTGCCTTATTGGGACAAACGGGAACCGGAAAAAGTACCTTAATGGAAAATTTAATTGGGTTAAAACAACCGAATTCCGGCCAAATTTGGATTCAAGGAATTCCTGTTCAACTGACTACTTTACCCGAAGTCCGGCGACGGGTGGGATTTTGTTTTCAAGATCCTGATGATCAACTGTTTATGCCTACTATTTTAGAAGATGTGATGTTTGGCCCTGGCAATTATGGCGTTGACCCTGAGCAAGCCTTGGCGCAAGCCTCTCGTCTGTTAGCCGATTTTGGGCTGGCTGACTGTGTAAACCGCTCCGTTTATGAATTATCGGGGGGACAAAAACGACTGGCGGCTTTAGCGGCGGTTTTAGCTTTAGAACCTGCTATTTTAATTTTGGATGAACCTACCAATGGCCTTGATCCCTGGTGGCGTCGGGAACTGGCACAAATTTTATCCCAACTTCCCGTTGAAGTCATGTTAATTGCCTCCCACGATTTACAATGGATTTCCCAAGTCACCCAACGGGCTATGATTCTCAAACAGGGAACTATTCAGGTTGATCAACCCACTGAAGAATTGTTGCAAGATCGCTATACCCTAGAACAGTGTGGTTTACCGTTAGATTATTAA
- a CDS encoding CAAD domain-containing protein, with product MQEPTKITDTSTSSGAKIDVTVETGGAITSTPANAQFDEIKEKVVVVLSELPGYISSFFGSYQKPIITVVLILATIVTLKVLFAVIDALNDVPLLAPTFELIGMGYTAWFVYRYLLKASTRQELVQEFNSYKEQITGD from the coding sequence ATGCAAGAACCCACGAAGATCACGGACACATCCACGTCTAGCGGAGCAAAAATAGACGTGACTGTGGAAACTGGCGGTGCAATTACCTCCACTCCAGCCAATGCCCAGTTTGATGAAATTAAAGAAAAAGTTGTGGTGGTTTTATCGGAACTTCCGGGTTATATCTCTAGTTTTTTTGGCTCCTACCAAAAACCGATTATTACCGTTGTTCTGATTTTAGCTACTATTGTCACCCTCAAGGTATTATTTGCGGTCATTGATGCTCTCAATGATGTCCCTCTTTTAGCTCCCACCTTTGAATTAATTGGCATGGGATATACTGCTTGGTTTGTTTACCGCTACTTACTAAAAGCTTCAACCCGTCAAGAATTAGTTCAAGAATTTAATTCCTACAAAGAACAAATCACTGGAGACTAA
- a CDS encoding response regulator transcription factor, with protein sequence MPRILVIDDDPAIAELVAINLEMAGYEVSQAEDGIKGQALAMQLLPDLIILDLMLPKVDGFTVCQRLRRDERTADIPVLMLTALGQTQNKVEGFNAGADDYLTKPFELEEMLARVRALLRRTDRIPQAAKHSEILSYGSLTLVPERFEAIWFEKTVKLTHLEFELLHCLLQRHGQTVAPSEILKEVWGYDPNDDIETIRVHIRHLRTKMEPDPRHPRYIKTVYGAGYCLELPGNGKGKLDDPAIPTESSVDGNGTKGKKK encoded by the coding sequence ATGCCCCGGATATTAGTCATAGATGATGACCCTGCGATCGCGGAACTGGTAGCCATCAACCTAGAAATGGCTGGTTACGAAGTTAGCCAAGCAGAAGATGGCATAAAAGGACAAGCTCTGGCAATGCAATTGTTGCCCGACTTGATTATATTGGATTTGATGTTACCCAAAGTCGATGGGTTTACCGTCTGCCAACGTCTGCGTCGGGATGAACGCACCGCAGATATTCCCGTCCTGATGTTAACCGCTTTGGGACAAACCCAAAACAAAGTCGAAGGGTTTAATGCGGGTGCGGATGATTATCTAACCAAACCGTTTGAATTAGAAGAAATGTTGGCACGGGTGAGAGCACTGTTGCGACGAACTGATCGCATTCCGCAAGCGGCTAAACATAGTGAAATCCTGAGCTACGGTTCTCTAACATTAGTTCCTGAGCGGTTTGAGGCGATTTGGTTTGAGAAGACCGTCAAGTTAACCCATTTGGAATTTGAACTCTTACACTGCTTGCTACAACGTCATGGTCAAACCGTTGCTCCCAGTGAAATTTTAAAAGAAGTTTGGGGTTATGACCCCAATGACGATATCGAAACGATCCGAGTTCATATTCGTCATCTCCGCACCAAGATGGAACCTGATCCTCGTCATCCTCGATATATTAAAACGGTCTATGGTGCAGGGTATTGTCTGGAACTTCCGGGGAATGGAAAAGGCAAACTAGATGACCCCGCCATCCCTACAGAGTCTTCTGTTGATGGAAATGGAACCAAGGGGAAGAAGAAATAG
- the gvpA gene encoding gas vesicle structural protein GvpA, whose translation MAVEKVNSSSSLAEVIDRILDKGIVIDAWVRVSLVGIELIAIEARIVIASVETYLKYAEAVGLTAQAAVPAV comes from the coding sequence ATGGCTGTTGAAAAAGTGAACTCATCCTCCAGTCTGGCTGAAGTGATTGATCGGATCTTAGATAAAGGTATTGTCATTGACGCTTGGGTGCGTGTTTCCCTGGTTGGGATCGAACTTATAGCGATAGAAGCGAGAATCGTGATCGCCTCTGTAGAAACCTATCTGAAATATGCAGAAGCCGTTGGTTTAACCGCACAAGCGGCTGTTCCTGCGGTTTAA
- a CDS encoding IS607 family transposase, whose translation MAYIPLRKAVEFLGLHPNTLRKYADEGKIKSIKNPAGQRLYDVESYVRDTVVATTVCYCRVSSTKQQDDLDRQVAYMQSIYPDAEIVRDIGSGLNFKRKGLQGLLVRLMRGDQLTIVVACRDRLCRFGFELFEFMAEQNGGSIMVLENSVHCPEAELTGDLLSILHVFSGRMHGLRSYSQKIKEDPNLPKP comes from the coding sequence ATGGCATACATACCACTCAGGAAAGCGGTCGAATTTCTGGGTCTGCATCCCAATACGTTGAGAAAATACGCCGATGAAGGCAAGATCAAAAGCATCAAAAACCCAGCAGGGCAAAGGCTCTACGATGTTGAATCCTATGTCCGGGATACAGTGGTCGCTACCACTGTTTGCTACTGCCGAGTCAGTTCAACAAAACAACAAGATGATCTCGACAGACAAGTCGCCTATATGCAATCCATTTATCCAGACGCAGAAATTGTCCGAGATATCGGTTCAGGACTTAATTTCAAAAGAAAAGGATTGCAAGGGTTACTGGTCAGACTTATGCGAGGTGATCAGCTCACAATTGTTGTTGCCTGTCGAGACAGATTATGTCGATTCGGATTTGAACTATTCGAGTTTATGGCAGAACAAAACGGTGGAAGCATCATGGTTCTCGAAAACTCTGTACATTGTCCAGAAGCCGAACTCACAGGGGATCTTCTCTCCATCCTTCACGTCTTTTCTGGTCGGATGCACGGACTCAGAAGTTACAGCCAAAAAATCAAAGAAGATCCGAATCTACCTAAACCCTGA
- a CDS encoding RNA-guided endonuclease InsQ/TnpB family protein: MLKQWFGVSRFVYNETLKYLQQPDTKANWMAIKTGILKGLPEWAKPVPYQIKSIAIKDACLAVKAAKKGFKADGKIRQCKFRSRKDVKQSIYIPKSAIKDCGIYHSILGGCKFKELLPDNFSDGRLTLIYGEYYLTISTKVQQLNSENQGRVVALDPGVRTFMTFFSETSFGWLGQDSNLQIQKLCFQLDKLVSQLSKAKCKQKRNLKKAASRLRCKIQNFVKELHHKTARFLVENFDVILLPTFETSQMVSKSRRKLRNKSVRQMLTLSHYEFKQFLKWKAWENHKVVIDCNEAYTSKTVSWTGEIINNLGGAKTIKSNSTQLKMDRDLNGARGIFLRALVDTPWLREYLNLCVC; the protein is encoded by the coding sequence TTGCTCAAACAATGGTTCGGAGTTAGTAGATTTGTCTACAACGAAACCCTTAAATATTTGCAGCAACCTGACACAAAAGCGAACTGGATGGCGATTAAAACAGGAATCTTAAAGGGATTACCTGAATGGGCTAAACCTGTCCCTTATCAAATTAAATCAATAGCCATCAAAGATGCTTGTTTAGCTGTCAAAGCCGCTAAAAAAGGGTTTAAGGCAGATGGTAAGATTCGTCAATGCAAATTTCGCAGTCGTAAAGATGTAAAGCAATCAATTTACATCCCTAAATCAGCGATTAAAGATTGTGGAATTTACCACAGTATATTAGGAGGGTGTAAATTTAAAGAATTACTTCCCGACAATTTTAGCGATGGTCGATTAACGTTAATTTATGGCGAGTATTACTTGACCATCTCCACAAAAGTACAACAACTAAATTCCGAGAATCAAGGGAGAGTTGTTGCCTTAGATCCTGGTGTTCGTACATTCATGACATTTTTTTCTGAAACATCTTTTGGCTGGCTAGGTCAAGACTCTAACTTGCAGATTCAGAAATTATGTTTCCAGTTAGACAAATTAGTTTCCCAATTATCAAAAGCCAAGTGTAAACAGAAAAGAAATCTCAAAAAAGCAGCGAGTAGACTTCGTTGTAAAATCCAGAACTTCGTCAAGGAATTACATCATAAAACAGCTAGATTTTTAGTGGAAAACTTTGATGTAATTTTACTTCCCACGTTTGAAACATCACAGATGGTTTCTAAGTCCAGACGTAAACTTAGAAACAAATCTGTCAGGCAAATGCTGACTCTAAGCCATTATGAGTTTAAGCAATTTCTGAAGTGGAAGGCTTGGGAAAACCATAAAGTTGTGATTGATTGTAACGAAGCCTATACTTCTAAAACGGTGTCATGGACAGGTGAAATTATCAATAATTTAGGTGGAGCAAAAACGATTAAGTCAAACTCCACCCAGTTAAAAATGGACAGAGATCTAAATGGTGCGCGAGGGATCTTCCTTCGTGCATTGGTTGATACGCCTTGGTTGAGAGAGTATCTTAACTTATGTGTTTGTTAG
- the gvpC gene encoding gas vesicle protein GvpC: MALKDNWQQERIGRQQTVQERQQHVQTTLELWQQERQNQALDDQAVRQEFVTNLQQQTQELLTNHREERLLVAEEIQQQLQDFIQQLSQEVAEFLQHTTQERSEIASHLHQRLSQFREDLGNTVTDLLADYQQQRLEAREPLLEDLAVFRQTLSQEVQRYLGELDSLHQQMAQGLQQQLQQSRTDRQESVKALFVDLGEFRSELQNYHQKLQQSVWGNSRREPRLVLTPQRSIPGKKPIATRKSAPSSKPPLKTKLTSKPQAAPRSVQPQPTIPAFQLEPVTPDQQVYNYIQSHQNGARLAEIEQALGINRVQTVDAIRVLLQQGRISQRDRVYISSKK; this comes from the coding sequence ATGGCTTTAAAAGACAACTGGCAACAAGAACGGATCGGGCGCCAACAGACGGTTCAAGAACGTCAACAGCACGTTCAAACAACACTCGAACTGTGGCAACAGGAGCGCCAAAATCAAGCCTTAGACGATCAAGCAGTTCGACAAGAGTTTGTCACGAATTTGCAACAACAAACCCAAGAGTTGTTAACAAACCATCGAGAAGAACGTTTGTTAGTCGCTGAAGAAATTCAGCAGCAACTCCAAGACTTTATTCAGCAGTTATCCCAAGAGGTGGCGGAGTTTCTGCAACACACCACTCAGGAACGTTCTGAAATAGCAAGTCACCTGCATCAACGGTTATCCCAATTTCGGGAAGACCTGGGAAACACCGTCACCGACCTGTTAGCAGACTATCAGCAACAGCGACTTGAAGCCAGAGAACCCTTACTTGAGGACTTAGCTGTGTTTCGTCAAACCCTATCCCAGGAGGTACAACGGTATTTGGGGGAGTTAGACAGCCTGCACCAGCAAATGGCGCAAGGGTTACAGCAACAACTGCAACAGAGTCGGACAGATAGACAAGAAAGTGTGAAGGCGTTATTTGTAGATCTGGGAGAATTTCGCTCAGAACTGCAAAACTATCACCAGAAACTGCAACAAAGTGTTTGGGGAAATTCCCGTCGGGAACCTCGCCTAGTTCTCACCCCCCAGCGGTCTATTCCTGGGAAAAAACCCATCGCTACTCGCAAATCTGCGCCATCTTCAAAACCTCCTTTAAAAACCAAGCTCACCTCTAAACCCCAAGCTGCACCCCGTTCGGTGCAACCCCAACCCACTATTCCCGCCTTTCAGCTTGAACCTGTGACTCCCGATCAACAGGTTTACAACTATATCCAAAGCCATCAAAACGGCGCTCGGTTAGCGGAAATAGAACAAGCTCTAGGAATTAATCGGGTGCAGACCGTCGATGCGATTCGGGTATTATTACAACAGGGACGTATTTCTCAACGCGATCGCGTTTATATTTCCTCTAAAAAATAG